A DNA window from Drosophila biarmipes strain raj3 chromosome 2R, RU_DBia_V1.1, whole genome shotgun sequence contains the following coding sequences:
- the LOC108026640 gene encoding helicase domino isoform X1, translated as MNEGNSAGGGHEGLSPAPPAVPDRVTPHSTEISVATAKATTTTAVGSAGAALPATRHHHHIATQAKGIATSSSSSKQKQLASAQLPVPLSPLPQQQQQTTEATAAAAVALAVAPAHSNPSASAASSTISTIEASVLPPQAKRQRLDNNEDRTGAISIVGTAGSSNIVGSLLPASVASSSEVGGLSSTALQDLNALKKRILQQKLQILRNLKERHLENVSEYFYLQNGGSMMDYPAWRKKTPTPQFISYSNANRIDQLIHEDKPSTSAAAAAAAQNQTQKHTTQQPAVESSVVSGISTGTTSAAPLDGNISNNTVKTNSQSQVPSKIGSNTTSIPAPTASNTNNTVPGTSASATANTTTGSTAEAIGNVLPLEAEIKIPAVGATPVAISTKLPAAVVQLTQQGGTPLLPVGSNTLRRPQGQGNAASGLSATSGGGGSGTPIPLYTGNGPAALGGSGALTPGTPTSGSLLSPALAGGSGTPNSAAQEFSFKAKQEVYVMQRITELQREGLWTERRLPKLQEPSRPKAHWDYLLEEMVWLAADFAQERKWKKNAAKKCAKMVQKYFQDKATAAQRAEKAQELQLKRVASFIAREVKSFWSNVEKLVEYKHQTKIEEKRKQALDQHLSFIVDQTEKFSQQLAEGMNKSVVDTASLNSSRLTSPKRESDDEFRPESGSEDDEETIAKAEEEAADVKDEVTALAKESEMDFDDFLNDLPPGYLENRDKLMKEEQSSAIKTETPDDSDDSEFEAKEASDDDENTISKQEEAEQEVDHKKEIDELEADNDLSVEQLLAKYKSAKVSDQPPSPKRRKLAPRDPELDSDDDSTVVDDSSDEGEEEATEDEEDLSTIKTDTDMEEQEEHDGGLKSLLTDTDATGGAVGSGTTTGASGNKDDMLNDAAALAESLQPKGNTLSSTNVVTPVPFLLKHSLREYQHIGLDWLVTMNERKLNGILADEMGLGKTIQTIALLAHLACARGNWGPHLIVVPSSVMLNWEMEFKKWCPGFKILTYYGSQKERKLKRVGWTKPNAFHVCITSYKLVVQDQQSFRRKKWKYLILDEAQNIKNFKSQRWQLLLNFSTERRLLLTGTPLQNDLMELWSLMHFLMPYVFSSHREFKEWFSNPMTGMIEGNMEYNETLIARLHKVIRPFLLRRLKKEVEKQMPKKYEHVVMCRLSNRQRYLYDDFMSRAKTRETLQTGNLLSVINILMQLRKVCNHPNMFEVRPTISPFQMEGITFHTPRLVCDIMEYDPFTQINLETVNLLLLHLEQTMTAYVSHKSRLLAPPRKFIEEIDTAPQPAPRCPNGKYRFHIRVRSAELAQRIKLNAVKIGASPAMRLEGSKIVPMRSLLPSGRVLKRVSASINPVNMALKPVVINSVVTTAPSTASSSPTGALSVLSNSKLLGARSQINAPTPAKVAKTMQDGKPFFYLTPATNSGAAGARLTLTSKTTAMSPTTISGTTVTAATSSAQPAIRDPIVKDLASHVKNTAQKQSIANGKTEPEEETETEDPYKVQELIQMRKEQRLASLKRMAMINRRRTDATPIYGEDCRGALQRCMQATRSLKRSTWQTRGYSNCCTAMARRDGWSLNHLLKSWEERCVDLKPIFDNFVIYVPSVCAPRIRRYVQNLASTHWQYERKIENTVSQALLPKLALLHPIISAMTTQFPDPRLIQYDCGKLQTMDRLLRQLKIEGHRVLIFTQMTKMLDVLEAFLNYHGHIYLRLDGSTRVEQRQILMERFNGDKRIFCFILSTRSGGVGINLTGADTVIFYDSDWNPTMDAQAQDRCHRIGQTRDVHIYRLVSEKSIEVNILKKANQKRMLTDMAIEGGNFTTTFFKSSTIKDLFSMEQNEQDEISQEKPEDKDKIVATTTLVDTATTVGETEKQSLRAFEHALAAAEDEQDVQATKTAKAEVAADLAEFDENIPIATEEANAEGGAQVELSKADLEMQNLVKQLSPIERYAMRFVEATGAAWTAEQLRAAEAELEAQKREWEANRLAVMHKEEELLKQESEPEEMLTYSRKDSSNQVWISRNTMEQMPMWCPPTPPQDNDNDIYIDYSLSFMYELEPIAETDLPPVYVRKEHKRSRTDAGYDGSRRPNKMRREDNYVPPRSLFDRPTPQLARLRRELKSQRFRGSFKPNMPIPGLKPQLPTKPLTEPEAMAEWCVFEDMAILHVLVNLQGLPCSLMLLSPGQTPNWDLVSEMVNFCSKTYRSARQCRWRYETHIQPREEGKVVESPKKQKKLKPTLRTEYLKSPLRYLRTTQLYVSDNNASFYKTMRSRFDSIKTAYLKKAPPPKRQFSAPSLMNPKHMEVLQEFGIQNYDQPVSPQNIAAMKANKMREKQRGQPMPQPPVVVQQVHQQPQQPQQPAPTAPQQQQPQQVVQQMQQQMQQQQQQQVVQQQLPTVPTVQQTLPVQQTVEIVQQQQTSGTTTVAVPAAGPLQQLQIQHLTSSNVSPGQQTAILLHQPQQQLRTHPGQAGQTTTQQLVKTIVGTSSSLTAGQLQQLAQQSAAASGGQSSVSVVLTTPVQSLPAVVQPQIGSGAQIVSISSQTLPVNSSPQLGSIVQTQSLPQVVSVSTLPTVGTVLTTTAGQQQQQHQTTTVTTLNTAMLRGQRIVSTAAGNTLQQRTTGGVQSIVSMPTLGQGGAPAQFQTQLRLAVPTSPATQTTQLVTTKGIPVSALQQGGKTTVIPGTQQSGGAHIQLYRQRSLKVLQATTQALPGGAGGSGGATANLVQAGGTIIQASNMGTHVTSQKVAVSGMPGTSTTVQAGNVVSSVQMHGPARTQFIKQMAAGKQQLQRQVVSADGTTTSTGTGDMLLVKRHNILASQKAQQASGALFTTTTAQQQQQQGQLPVAGQPQQVTQQQIASLVKASTAAAASGSSVNAGGVTVSATNPNVQAGSVNVTLPQLKPGSQIKVTMPNQMRHLQMQQQLTMPRKISRMTQLVSASGQPTATNIVTTTGPQQQQQQQGVSVAGSGALPTVAAQQQQQQHQQKVGGGNSVQAQLLHIQNTKALPNSVTVQQIQQVMRSGQQGTLATTNLVLGKTSVGRVIPVSVASQANQRQTIQVVSAASAQALAAGNLRTHVAGPSIASALKVAASGGAGGQTTQQTLIAALQHNQRQNASPVRLQTTSGSNLLAVVQQQQQQQHTSIAGPTAGPAEVMTITQTTTTLPTVGSLQQQQQQQQQQQQQQQQQQQQQQQQGGLSQTTTQQVRKLVQKKILIRSEKE; from the exons cagctgcggcCCAGAATCAGACACAGAAGCACACCACCCAACAACCAGCTGTAGAGTCGTCAGTGGTCAGCGGGATCAGTACAGGAACGACATCAGCAGCACCATTGGATGGCAACATCAGCAATAACACAGTGAAAACG AATTCGCAATCTCAAGTGCCAAGCAAGATTGGCAGCAACACAACCTCAATACCCGCACCAACAGCAAGCAACACGAACAACACAGTCCCAGGAACATCTGCAAGTGCCACCGCAAACACCACAACTGGGAGTACGGCCGAGGCGATTGGTAATGTCCTGCCACTGGAGGCTGAGATCAAAATCCCAGCCGTTGGAGCCACACCAGTGGCCATTTCGACAAAGCTACCCGCTGCCGTTGTCCAGCTAACGCAACAAG GTGGCACTCCGCTGTTACCCGTGGGATCTAATACGCTTCGGCGTCCTCAAGGTCAGGGCAATGCCGCAAGCGGATTATCCGCGACatctggaggaggaggaagcgGTACACCAATACCGCTTTATACGGGCAATGGCCCAGCAGCGCTTGGCGGAAGCGGAGCCCTCACGCCCGGCACTCCCACTTCCGGCAGCCTGCTCAGCCCTGCACTGGCTGGAGGCTCTGGCACGCCAAACAGCGCGGCGCAGGAGTTCTCGTTTAAGGCTAAGCAGGAGGTTTACGTGATGCAGCGTATTACGGAACTACAACGAGAGGGATTATGGACTGAACGGCGCTTGCCCAAGCTGCAGGAGCCCAGCCGACCCAAGGCGCACTGGGACTATCTCCTGGAGGAGATGGTCTGGCTGGCGGCAGACTTTGCACAGGAGCGCAAGTGGAAGAAAAACGCAGCCAAGAAGTGCGCCAAGATGGTGCAGAAGTATTTCCAGGATAAGGCCACCGCCGCTCAAAGGGCGGAAAAGGCCCAGGAGCTGCAGCTGAAGCGTGTGGCCTCATTCATTGCGCGTGAGGTGAAGAGCTTCTGGTCAAATGTCGAAAAGCTGGTCGAGTACAAGCACCAAACCAAGATCGAGGAGAAGCGCAAGCAGGCTCTAGACCAGCATCTCAGCTTTATTGTGGACCAGACAGAGAAGTTTTCGCAGCAGTTGGCTGAGGGAATGAACAAGAGTGTGGTAGACACGGCAAGTCTCAATTCCAGCCGCCTTACATCGCCGAAACGGGAGTCTGATG ATGAATTCCGACCTGAGTCGGGATCCGAAGACGATGAGGAGACAATCGCCAAGgccgaagaagaagcagcCGATGTTAAAGACGAGGTGACGGCTTTGGCCAAGGAGTCCGAGATGGATTTCGATGACTTTCTCAACGACCTACCGCCCGGCTACCTGGAAAATCGTGATAAGCTGATGAAGGAGGAGCAGAGCTCTGCTATAAAAACGGAAACTCCTGATGACAGCGATGATAGTGAGTTCGAGGCAAAGGAAGCCAGCGATGATGACGAGAATaccatcagcaagcaggaaGAGGCCGAGCAGGAAGTGGACCACAAAAAAGAGATCGATGAACTAGAGGCCGACAATGATCTTTCCGTGGAGCAGTTGCTGGCGAAATACAAGTCGGCCAAAGTGAGTGACCAACCTCCTAGTCCGAAGCGACGAAAGCTGGCGCCTCGGGATCCTGAGCTGGACTCTGATGATGATTCGACGGTAGTTGATGATTCTAGCGATGAAGGCGAAGAGGAAGCCACCGAGGATGAAGAAGATCTGTCTACGATTAAAACCGACACGGAtatggaggagcaggaggagcacgATGGCGGCCTTAAGAGTCTGCTTACAGATACCGATGCAACTGGAGGAGCTGTTGGCAGCGGAACCACTACAGGAGCAAGCGGCAACAAGGATGACATGCTTAATGATGCAGCCGCCTTGGCCGAAAGTCTTCAGCCCAAGGGCAACACCTTGTCCTCCACCAATGTGGTTACGCCAGTGCCCTTCCTGCTAAAGCACTCTCTGCGTGAGTACCAGCATATCGGACTTGATTGGCTGGTCACCATGAACGAGCGCAAGCTTAACGGCATCCTGGCCGACGAGATGGGACTGGGCAAGACCATTCAAACCATCGCTCTGTTGGCCCACCTCGCTTGCGCCCGGGGTAACTGGGGACCTCACCTGATTGTGGTGCCTTCGTCTGTGATGCTCAACTGGGAAATGGAGTTCAAGAAGTGGTGCCCCGGCTTCAAAATACTCACCTACTACGGCTCTCAAAAGGAGCGCAAGCTTAAGCGCGTCGGTTGGACAAAGCCCAATGCTTTTCATGTGTGCATCACGTCATACAAGCTGGTGGTGCAGGATCAGCAAAGTTTTCGCCGCAAAAAGTGGAAGTACCTTATCCTAGATGAAGCGCAGAACATCAAGAACTTCAAGTCCCAACGTTGGCAGCTGCTACTTAACTTTTCAACAGAGAG ACGTCTGTTGTTGACTGGAACCCCATTGCAGAACGATCTGATGGAACTGTGGTCCTTGATGCACTTTCTCATGCCTTATGTGTTCTCATCGCACCGCGAGTTTAAGGAGTGGTTCTCCAACCCAATGACGGGCATGATTGAAGGCAACATGGAGTACAACGAGACTTTGATAGCCCGTTTGCACAAG GTAATTCGTCCGTTCCTACTTCGACGCCTCAAGAAGGAGGTGGAAAAACAAATGCCAAAGAAGTATGAGCATGTCGTCATGTGCCGTCTGTCGAATCGCCAGCGCTATCTGTACGACGATTTCATGAGTCGCGCCAA AACAAGGGAAACACTGCAAACCGGTAACTTGCTGAGTGTGATTAATATCCTGATGCAGCTGCGAAAGGTGTGCAATCACCCTAACATGTTTGAGGTGCGTCCCACCATTTCGCCATTTCAAATGGAGGGCATTACATTCCACACCCCGCGTCTCGTGTGCGACATAATGGAGTATGATCCGTTCACG CAAATCAACCTAGAGACTGTTAACCTTTTGTTGTTGCATCTGGAACAAACTATGACCGCCTATGTCTCGCACAAATCCCGTCTACTCGCCCCGCCTCGCAAGTTTATCGAGGAAATCGATACAGCTCCGCAGCCAGCGCCCCGCTGTCCCAATGGCAAATACCGCTTCCACATCCGAGTGCGCAGTGCTGAGCTTGCTCAACGCATCAAGTTGAATGCGGTGAAGATAGGAGCCAGTCCTGCCATGCGCTTGGAGGGCTCCAAAATTGTGCCAATGCGCAGTTTGCTACCAAGTGGCAGGGTTCTCAAACGGGTCAGTGCCTCCATCAACCCTGTGAATATGGCTTTGAAACCAGTGGTGATCAATAGTGTGGTGACAACAGCGCCATCAACTGCATCGTCTTCTCCCACGGGCGCCTTAAGTGTGCTTAGCAACTCTAAGTTGTTGGGCGCACGATCGCAAATAAACGCACCAACGCCCGCAAAAGTGGCAAAGACGATGCAAGACGGAAAGCCATTTTTCTACCTCACACCGGCGACAAATTCGGGAGCTGCTGGAGCTCGTCTCACTTTGACAAGCAAAACCACAGCCATGTCGCCCACGACGATATCCGGAACAACAGTCACCGCAGCCACTTCTTCTGCGCAGCCTGCAATAAGGGATCCCATTGTCAAGGATTTGGCCTCGCATGTAAAAAACACAGCCCAGAAGCAAAGCATTGCGAATGGAAAAACTGAGCCCGAGGAAGAAACTGAGACTGAAGATCCCTACAAGGTGCAGGAGCTAATTCAGATGCGTAAGGAGCAGAGGTTAGCTTCGCTGAAACGTATGGCCATGATAAACCGCCGGCGCACCGATGCCACTCCCATATATGGCGAAGATTGTCGTGGAGCTTTGCAGCGTTGTATGCAGGCGACTCGATCCCTGAAGCGATCCACCTGGCAGACACGGGGCTACTCAAACTGCTGCACGGCCATGGCGCGTCGGGATGGTTGGTCCCTGAACCATTTGCTAAAGAGCTGGGAAGAGAGATGTGTGGATCTAAAGCCAATTTTTGACAATTTTGTGATTTATGTTCCTTCCGTGTGTGCGCCGCGAATCCGTCGTTATGTACAGAATCTTGCGTCCACGCACTGGCAGTATGAGCGCAAGATCGAAAACACTGTGAGCCAGGCCCTGCTACCAAAGTTGGCCTTGCTGCATCCAATAATTTCGGCAATGACCACTCAATTCCCGGATCCGCGTCTCATTCAGTACGACTGTGGCAAGCTGCAGACCATGGATCGTTTACTGCGGCAGCTTAAGATCGAGGGTCATCGTGTACTGATATTCACCCAGATGACCAAGATGTTGGATGTTTTAGAAGCTTTCCTTAACTACCACGGCCACATCTATTTGCGTTTGGATGGTTCCACCCGAGTGGAGCAGCGCCAAATTCTTATGGAGCGCTTTAACGGGGACAAACGAATTTTCTGTTTCATCCTCTCCACGCGGTCCGGTGGAGTGGGCATCAATCTGACGGGTGCCGATACTGTGATCTTTTACGACTCGGACTGGAATCCCACCATGGACGCGCAGGCCCAAGATCGATGTCATCGAATTGGACAGACACGAGATGTTCACATCTACAGACTGGTCTCCGAGAAATCCATAGAAGTAAACATCCTTAAAAAGGCTAATCAAAAACGAATGCTCACCGACATGGCCATCGAGGGTGGCAACTTCACGACTACATTCTTTAAGAGTTCCACTATCAAGGATCTATTTTCGATGGAACAAAATGAGCAGGACGAGATTAGCCAAGAGAAACCGGAAGATAAGGATAAAATTGTGGCTACGACAACACTGGTGGACACGGCGACGACGGTGGGGGAGACAGAGAAACAGTCTCTACGTGCCTTCGAGCACGCTTTGGCCGCCGCCGAGGACGAGCAGGATGTGCAGGCCACGAAGACGGCCAAAGCTGAGGTGGCAGCAGATCTGGCAGAGTTTGACGAGAACATTCCTATTGCAACGGAGGAGGCGAATGCGGAGGGAGGTGCGCAAGTGGAACTCAGCAAGGCCGATCTGGAGATGCAGAACCTGGTGAAACAG CTCTCACCTATCGAGCGCTACGCCATGCGCTTTGTGGAAGCCACTGGAGCAGCATGGACAGCGGAACAGCTGCGAGCGGCGGAGGCCGAGTTGGAGGCCCAAAAACGAGAGTGGGAAGCCAATCGGCTGGCTGTCATGCacaaggaggaggagctgcttAAGCAGGAATCGGAACCCGAGGAGATGCTCACCTACAGTCGCAAGGATTCGAGTAATCAG GTCTGGATATCGCGGAACACCATGGAACAGATGCCG ATGTGGTGTCCCCCCACGCCGCCGCAGGATAACGACAATGATATCTATATCGACTATTCGCTGTCGTTCATGTACGAGCTGGAACCCATTGCGGAGACGGATCTGCCGCCAGTTTACGTACGCAAGGAGCACAAGCGTTCGCGGACAGACGCTGGGTACGATGGTAGCAGAAGGCCCAACAAAATGCGTCGGGAGGATAACTACGTGCCTCCCAGATCGCTATTCGATCGTCCAACCCCGCAGCTGGCTCGTCTGCGTCGCGAGCTGAAAAGCCAGCGATTCCGCGGAAGTTTTAAGCCGAACATGCCGATTCCAGGGCTGAAGCCTCAACTGCCAACCAAACCTCTTACCGAACCGGAGGCCATGGCCGAGTGGTGCGTCTTCGAGGACATGGCCATTCTGCACGTGCTGGTGAATCTGCAAGGATTGCCGTGCAGCTTAATGCTGCTCTCACCGGGCCAGACGCCAAACTGGGACCTCGTCTCCGAAATGGTTAATTTCTGCTCGAAGACCTACCGCTCTGCGAGACAGTGCCGTTGGCGATACGAGACACACATTCAGCCGAGGGAGGAGGGCAAGGTGGTGGAGAGTCCCAAGAAGCAGAAAAAGTTGAAGCCCACCCTGCGCACTGAGTACCTGAAAAGTCCACTGCGATATCTGCGTACCACTCAGCTGTATGTGAGCGATAACAATGCCTCGTTTTACAAAACAATGCGGTCGCGCTTTGACAGCATTAAGACGGCTTACCTGAAGAAGGCACCGCCTCCAAAGCGCCAGTTTAGTGCTCCCAGCCTGATGAATCCCAAGCACATGGAGGTGTTGCAGGAGTTTGGCATCCAGAACTATGATCAACCGGTCTCGCCGCAAAACATTGCGGCTATGAAGGCGAATAAGATGCGGGAGAAGCAGCGGGGACAGCCCATGCCCCAGCCTCCGGTTGTCGTGCAGCAAGTTCATCAGCAACCGCAGCAGCCGCAACAGCCTGCACCAACAGCtccgcagcaacagcagccgcaaCAAGTGGTCcagcagatgcagcagcagatgcaacagcagcagcaacagcaggtgGTGCAGCAACAACTGCCCACTGTTCCAACCGTTCAACAAACTCTACCCGTTCAACAGACAGTGGAGattgtgcagcagcagcaaaccAGTGGCACAACAACGGTGGCTGTGCCAGCCGCTGGACCGTTGCAACAGCTGCAGATTCAGCACTTGACCAGTTCCAATGTCTCACCCGGTCAGCAGACCGCCATACTGCTCCACCAaccccagcagcagttgcGAACGCATCCTGGCCAGGCGGGACAAACAACCACCCAACAGCTGGTCAAGACTATAGTGGGCACATCCTCCAGCCTGACGGCGGGTCAGTTGCAGCAACTGGCTCAACAGTCTGCAGCTGCATCTGGTGGCCAGTCCAGTGTGAGTGTCGTTTTGACGACTCCTGTTCAGTCACTTCCGGCAGTGGTGCAACCACAGATAGGCTCCGGGGCCCAGATTGTGTCCATCTCGTCGCAGACGCTGCCGGTGAACAGCTCTCCTCAGCTGGGTAGCATTGTGCAAACCCAATCGCTGCCGCAGGTCGTTTCCGTTAGCACTCTGCCCACGGTGGGCACCGTGCTAACCACCACAGCGggtcagcagcaacaacagcaccaGACCACGACTGTAACCACTCTGAACACGGCCATGTTGCGTGGACAGCGGATTGTGTCGACAGCGGCAGGGAACACACTTCAACAGCGCACCACAGGCGGTGTTCAGTCGATTGTTTCCATGCCGACTCTGGGGCAAGGCGGTGCTCCGGCACAATTCCAGACCCAGCTCCGTTTGGCTGTACCCACGTCTCCAGCAACTCAGACCACCCAGCTAGTTACAACCAAAGGAATTCCGGTGAGCGCACTGCAGCAGGGAGGAAAAACCACTGTGATACCCGGTACTCAGCAATCGGGAGGCGCACACATCCAACTCTACCGTCAGCGCAGCTTGAAAGTGCTGCAGGCAACGACTCAGGCTCTGCCCGGCGGAGCTGGTGGCTCTGGCGGAGCCACTGCTAATCTGGTGCAAGCAGGCGGTACTATAATTCAGGCTAGCAACATGGGCACGCATGTGACCAGCCAAAAAGTGGCAGTTTCGGGAATGCCGGGTACCTCCACTACCGTACAGGCGGGAAACGTGGTCAGCAGCGTGCAAATGCATGGGCCGGCCCGGACGCAATTCATCAAGCAGATGGCGGCCGGgaagcagcaactgcagcgcCAAGTGGTTTCTGCCGACGGAACAACCACCTCTACAGGAACCGGGGATATGTTGCTGGTTAAGCGGCACAATATTCTAGCCTCCCAAAAGGCGCAGCAGGCTTCTGGAGCGCTGTTTACCACTACGACTgcccagcaacaacagcagcagggaCAACTCCCCGTGGCTGGACAACCGCAGCAGGTTACACAGCAGCAGATCGCCTCCCTGGTTAAAGCGTctacggcggcggcggccagcGGGAGCAGTGTTAATGCTGGCGGAGTTACCGTGTCGGCCACAAATCCCAACGTCCAGGCGGGAAGCGTGAACGTGACGCTGCCGCAGCTGAAACCAGGTAGTCAAATCAAGGTGACCATGCCCAACCAGATGCGTCACTTGCaaatgcagcagcaactgaCAATGCCGCGTAAGATAAGCCGGATGACGCAATTGGTCAGTGCCAGCGGTCAGCCCACGGCCACTAACATAGTGACGACCACTggcccccagcagcagcaacagcagcaaggAGTTAGTGTCGCTGGCAGCGGCGCTTTGCCCACAGTGGctgcccagcagcaacaacagcagcatcagcaaaaggttggtggtggaAACAGTGTCCAGGCACAATTGCTGCATATCCAAAACACAAAAGCTCTGCCGAATTCAGTGACTGTTCAGCAGATCCAGCAGGTGATGCGAAGTGGACAGCAGGGCACATTGGCCACCACCAATCTGGTGTTGGGTAAGACGAGCGTGGGGAGGGTGATTCCCGTGTCGGTGGCATCTCAGGCGAATCAGCGTCAGACGATTCAG GTTGTCTCCGCTGCCTCCGCTCAGGCCTTGGCTGCCGGAAACCTGCGCACCCATGTCGCTGGGCCGAGCATCGCCAGCGCCTTAAAAGTGGCCGCCTCTGGGGGAGCTGGAGGCCAGACCACGCAGCAGACgctgatcgctgctctgcaACATAATCAGCGACAGAATGCCAGTCCTGTACGCTTGCAGACAACCTCGGGTAGCAATCTCTTGGCAGttgtgcagcagcaacagcagcagcagcacacgAGTATTGCAGGACCCACAGCGGGTCCAGCGGAGGTGATGACCATTACGCAGACCACCACCACATTGCCAACGGTGGGCagcctgcagcagcaacagcaacaacaacaacagcagcagcagcaacaacagcagcagcaacaacagcagcagcaacagggcGGACTATCACAGACCACAACGCAACAGGTACGCAAGCTGGTGCAGAAAAAGATCCTGATACGCAGCGAGAAAGAATAA